In Shewanella sp. VB17, a single genomic region encodes these proteins:
- the rpmG gene encoding 50S ribosomal protein L33, whose protein sequence is MAKSKGNREKIKLVSSAKTGHFYTTEKNKRNMPEKMEIKKFDPVIRQHVMYKEAKIK, encoded by the coding sequence ATGGCAAAATCTAAAGGTAATCGTGAGAAGATCAAGCTAGTTTCTAGCGCTAAAACGGGTCATTTCTACACAACTGAAAAGAACAAACGTAACATGCCTGAAAAAATGGAGATCAAGAAATTTGATCCAGTTATTCGTCAGCACGTTATGTATAAAGAAGCTAAAATCAAGTAA
- the rpmB gene encoding 50S ribosomal protein L28, which produces MSRVCQVTGKKPMVGNNRSHAKNATRRRFLPNLQNHRFWLEGEKRFVKLRISTKGMRIIDKKGIEVVIAELRARGEKV; this is translated from the coding sequence ATGTCAAGAGTATGCCAAGTAACTGGCAAGAAGCCAATGGTCGGTAATAACCGCTCACACGCTAAAAATGCAACACGTCGTCGTTTTTTACCTAACCTACAAAACCACCGTTTTTGGTTAGAAGGTGAGAAGCGCTTCGTTAAGCTACGTATCTCTACTAAAGGTATGCGTATCATCGATAAGAAAGGTATTGAAGTTGTTATTGCTGAACTTCGTGCCCGTGGCGAGAAGGTATAA